TTCTTGCCTATCAATCAACTCAATCCTCAACATTGTTTTGTATACCAACTTACTTTTCTCACTGATTTTGAAGTGaagtgtttaattttaaaaaactgccATGAGGCAAGTTGTGTCATGTAACACTGGTCATAAGTTCACTATGAGGAGTCCAATTTCTAGAAGTGTCagtcttttataaaataaaaaataaaaaatcagtattttgttttagaaagttGTTTATTCCTGCCAAACAGTTTATCAGTATATCTGTCAGAGCAAACCTTTATGGGGATTTTCAGAGCCCTGCTTTTCAACAAGCAAGTGTAACCAAGGGTTGACTAGGTTCCATTGATCACCATTCAGCTACAAGGCGGATCTCTGTTCCCTGTAATTCTCGTCTTATTACAGACAAGAACTGATTAGTACATATGTAGGATACTTCCTGAAACATGAGGAGTTCATGTTCACTATAAAATTCATTCTTTAGTACATGGTCGAGTGTATACCTTTTTAGGCctgaactaaagaaaaaaaaagaaacaggaatTATTGATGAGAATTGTTACATttaagggagggggggggggcgattAAGGTGTAGAGATGATGTGAAGGGAaaccaatttttaaaatgaatattcttCTGCCATTCTCTATAACTTCCCTCACTTTGAACATGCCATGGTtgcataaatacagtatttctctctaAAAATGCTGTATATGCTCAGTCATATTACAGGAAACAATTACTGCACGGTTACAAAGTCCCCTTATATTCCTCTTCCACACCTCTTCTGCTGTTAGCGTACTTCTTCCTGCACCCGTTAAGTGCAAACATGCATTTCCTGTTGTTATTCCAGATGTGTAGAAAGTGTTTTACAAAACTGTAAAGAAATTTATGGACTCCTATAGATATTACAGATAATTATGAAATGAGCTAATCCACATCTTCacttatttaaatatgaattatcTCATTTTGAAGAAGTTAATACACTATACATTTTTGAGTTCACTGTAACATTATACACatctttcatatacagtatactgcatgcATATGAATAAATCCCCAAAAGGCTGTCCTTATAAATCCTTTGTAtctacattttcagtttaacaGAATGTATTTTGTGTAATGGTGGCTGTATATGTAGCAAAACACTGAAATACTTCAATGCCTCTTAGTatctaatattattattaacattgattttattggttagaaacaaaaaaagtcatcGTCACGTTattcacaaaaataatattcttaACTTTTCAGTCACAGATTAAAAAGTACAGATGACCTGATGGAGTGGAAATAATACATCTCTGGCATGAAGAtagaaaaacactgaagaagACTGGACCCTTAATATGTAACATGCTTGTGACTACAAAGATCATATAGGTGTCCTCTAGCAATTTGCTCAAGGTGTACTCATGTCTAATTGCTAACAGTGAAGTGTAATTACATTATCCacacattgtaatatttttatctCACAAAGAAGTGCACAAAACTTTGCATGATGGGAGTTTCtgataaaagaaacaaaatctttgaaaatctgatttttgtgagctcctGTATCCCAAATGGAGAttcgattttgttttaaattttttgAAGTATGAAATTACTTGCAGtcttgtaaaattaaaatatagtaCCTTTTTTGAAGAGCATATGCTCATGTTTAAATAAGAAATGTAAAGACTGATTTCCAGcttcaataaataaaagaacTGAGGTTATGATTTACttgtataatatacagtacattccatgAGATAACATCTTTTTTATGACTTTGCTTAATGTTTGAATTTTTAACATGGAGCATGGTGTCTCCACatgcattacaaaaaaaaagtttttacatATGTTATACCAAGTACTTGTCAAAGTAGAGAACTGAACAGAGACTCCTCTACTCAGATATTTAATGCCttgtatgtttatgtatatatatttattttctaattctTGTGATTGTGCTTGAGTAAACTGGACTATTAAGGTCTCTAAATCTACTGAGCAGGTACTGTCagacaattcctaatgcaaactACCTTGCAGTGTTCTACCAGTCCCTCAACCCATTCTACAAAGGACCATCAAAATAGCAAAATAGTTTAGTACTGATAAAGTATATTGGGTCCCCCTAAATTTGATGACTGGAGCACAAGCTATTATCTTGTAGAGTCTAGGCTCAGACAAGGTAAGCACCTGATTAGGATGTTAACCCAGGACCCCAAATATGGAATAGCTTGTGAAGTAACAAATTATGCTATCTAAActctagttttttttaaaatacttggaAATGAGAGTTAATAATCCAGTGTTATTGTACACACTCTTAAGAAGAAGAAATGCTGTAAAATGCAAAAGCAGGACCTCTCAGGTGCATCTTGTGTATATTTGTCttgatattttatgtaaatgatCTTTgtaacaaaacaataaatacacactgttttaaaattattagttGAGGATATTTGAAAGTCTACTTGGTGGTTTTTCGTAATGATTGTATTTTATAATTGTCATTATATATGAATAAGTCCTCCCATTGTCTGTGGAACACACTACCATGAAATTTCAGGCAGTGTTCTTTTAGTCCATCTTAAAACTAGCAGTCagaatattttagaaatttaaaaacaattttatgtaAATTCAAACCAAGAGAttgctgtatttattttaagtgaaACCATGACTGTAatgctgtaattgtttttttagacTGTGAAGAAGAGAGTGCAGTTGTTTCAAAGCTGTGATGTGAGCCCTTGCTTCCAGATATTAAGTATTTTAAAGTGGAAAGCTATAAATGctgatgaaatactgtatattttacccACACAGTTTAAGACCATTTACTTTATGTAAAAACTAAATGTATTGGTTATTACTTTGCAGTCATTTGATAAACATCTATGATTTACAAATATGAGATTAAAGTATTTCTACCAACTGACCAATACAGAAGTATGAGACAGCTTTGTAAGAGattaaaaatactatttttattttacaaaaataggATATGGCCTGAGAAAGCTTATCTTTACATCTCAATGATTATTTAGAAATTTTGAAAACTCATTAGTAGTACAGGTTTTAATAATTATAAGTGAAGACCAACATACCTAATAATTGTAATTTAGAATTTCTTTTCATCTGGACCTTCTGCATTTTAGGTATTAAAGTACAGaataaacaatattttcttACACAGGCCTAACTGTTTTCTTACTATTTTAAGTATactactgtgtatatatacagaacATGGATGGTAACATTTTAATACCTTTGTTTTCGCTGATCAGGACCTCTACCACTCACAATTGCAGACTACTTTTTCAAACATTCAATGGATTTTTTTCCATCTCAATCCTTCAGATGTTGCatggaatgaaaataaaaaacctgAAAATTGTAGTAttgcatgttttaaaataaaaaacagcagtacaattgtttcttttcatatttttattttgattaatatGACGTTTATAATGTGAATGGGTAAAGTCTCATTAAACTGAAAACAGTATGATATGTCCTCTTATTGGATGTCCAGCAGTACTAGCATTGCACGTGGTTACTTTTATGTAGTGAATCAATTTATCCAATATGTAACCAGAAATAATAGTAATGACAAGCTTTTCAAAATCCAACACTAAACttttataataaatacatttatggaATGGGTATATACAGTGGCTAGCTTAGGAATCAATGAGAAAGTATTGTATAAAACTGAGAAAACTGGTAACAGTTTTATTTTCCCTACAATACTTCGTAATGTAACTAAATTCACTGGTAATGCCAGTATTTGACAATGATTTGATGCTGAACAAAAGTAGGTAAGTGATTGCAGCTGTCTTCCAACTTCCTTTGATGAGTTCAGAAAGCATTCTTAACACTTAATACATCCACCCCTAAGAAACCTCTACAACTTGCCGCAGCTCTTCAAATAAGGGAACAAGATCTTTCTCCAGATTGATAATCAAACctgaacacaaaaaaacagatattcCTTGTTTTAAAACATGCTCTTTTTGATTACTATTCCTTTTTATAGGGTTTCTACCATTCTGGAGTTGGTAATAATTGTTAATTAACAGACTTACAAGCATTGCAATAAGCAATAACTGCGTGCACATGTGTAGTTGCTGTCAGAGTTTTTAACACTACAAATCCACAGCAGAGGTAAGCAGTGGATGGAGAATGGGAGTGCCTGACAAGCTACAGGACCTACTGCTCTACAGCAAGCCAAGGGGTCCCTGACTGACTTCTGACCCAAATAATTGTAGGCCGTGTTTGGCCATTTATAATGTATATGGTGGCCTTTTGAAGGATTCAGGTTGCTGTCAGCTTATATCTAAAACTAAGGCAATCTACCATCTAAGCTTTTGCTGAATTATCTATTTAGACAATTAGTATGGTAGATTATAGaagaatgttttataaatgGGCTACAAACTCAGAATCTAGAAGGACATACCCGTGTTGGCACTGCTGCTTGCGATAAAGCTGATTACCAGTGGCAATCGATTAAACTGGACAAtctaaaaagaggaaaaaaatcacaggTTAAATGGACAATCTATAATCTTTCTGAAATACCTCatctttcaaatttattttttcccacaAGTACAAATGATAATGTCATAGTAAAGCTATATTTCTGACTGTTTCACTGAATCTTGTTTTATCTCTTTAAATTGTCACTGTCTTTAAAGTGATTATCTGACATCAGAAAAGATGTTCAGAAAATTCAAAATTTCTATTAAATCATCTGGAATCACATTTACAAAATGAGGGCTCTATAGATGTTTAATCAGTAAATGTATTTCAGAAAGCAGTCTGAGCTGATGAGTCCACTGACTAAAGATGGGGTCAGGGTAGGTCATTATAAGCTGATTGTGAAGGGGTTTTCCCTAACTGTTGCAGACAGCTggcaaaagtactgtatatccaaattgaagaggaaggaaaaaaaagtatccTCAATTGTGAGGAAATGTCTCTCAATATAACAACATCAAAACAACTTTCAGAAGTACATTATTTGAAAGTCAGTTCCATAagtctttcagaaaaaaaacatgtctaaaataaatgttatatataaaagaaataataaatcatAAATCACACTTAAATTGCTATGCCAGTACCAGAATTAGTACTTTTATGTCACTACCCAGTGATGCCACAAATACCCCCTCATATAATTCTTCTTATGTTCATAAGCTTTAATTCAAGAGCTTTTTCTTGAAATTAGGTTTCTTTATCACTGAATAATGAGAGCCTTTAGTGATTATAATGAATATAATGTACTTTGTTATATGTCTGTTTTTggagtaattatttttttatgtctaTGAACTGTTAGCAACATAAACTCCCAACTGGGGATAAAGTGTATCACatcatattttattatacaaagGGGAGAGAAACATTCTTTTGACCTTATTCAAACCAAAATACTACCAGAAATTGGTATTATTATATCGGGCCTCCATTGCTAGCTCATTTTCCCTTTTCTGCTGACAGattctgaaacaaaatacaCCACTTAAAATGACCAGGTGATACTACAACTGATTTAGTAATTTGCCTGTAATGTTTATCTTATGTATATGTTTAAGTCCACTCTGTCCCCTTTTGATATATCAACTTGTATCGGTGAATCAGGTTACAGTCTTCTGCTTTAAGTGCCATCAAAGAAAAAGATCACCAATATCAATATCACCTGGTATGTGTTATAGTAGCAGATGATGCTCTTGTTTTTGGAAAGTCCCAACTTGCTGCCTTGGTCAGTTGCCAATGCAAATGTGGACAGAAACCCCGGTCTGAGAGCATATTCAGGAGCATTGTCATTTGCAactgtgaaaagaaaatcacaacTGTCAAAATCTATCAAATACCAGTAAGAATGCTGTCAGATGTGGCATTGGTCCTAATTATTTATTACTCTGTACaacaatttttaaatatgcatttccACACATGCAACATCAAactaaagcattttttaaatgtatcaaATCATATTTAATCATTATTCTGAATTAATTTTGCTCAATTATTTGAAAGCATGAAGTATACCTTATACACACACTATAAGTATCATACAACTAGCACATTTATACACCCCAAACTACACTGTAAGAATACATAAAGAAAACAggataaaaaaatcacatactTTTCAATGTGATTTAAATTCTTAGGCAGCTAAAAAATCATTTACAATTCTTTACATATTCACACATTATTAGTTACTTAACTTTGCACTTGATTATTAATTGAACAAGAATTGTGTGAAGCTCACATACTATGCAAAATTGTTATATGTAAATCTGTGACTCAGACATGAGGTTATGCATATTTAATACAGCTGAAATGTCAATTTCATTAAGATTTTGGCTGCATTTTTAATACAAACATGACAGAGCACACTGAATATCTGAAATGCATGTGATTAACTATCTGCACTGTAAAATAGGTGAATCTTAAATGTTTACGAAAATTACAAATTAGTGTAGAATGGTCTCTAAGAAGAACAAAATCATCAGTATTACATTTCATTGACTTCTGTGATGAACTACttaatttttaagaaaatacattatGACTGTACTCATTAATGTTCTATATCATGATAAGGGCAGAGAGAACATTTGACCTGAAGTAATAACATGCTTAATGCAATATGCGGCAATATAGGAGTGaattaaatctgaaatgaaCAAATGATTACCACTAATGATAGTAATCCATCACCTACTTCATTTAAGATAATAAGGCAGCTTTATACATTTctagcttgtttctttcttcatTCTATAAATGTACCTTTTATTACTGGTACTCCATCTCTGTCAGTCACTACAATTGCATGAAGGCCTTCAacgctgtttaaaaaaaatagaattttagaagacagaatacaaatacatttaacaaaagGATGTTTTCTAGACTAATCTGCAGCTACAGGCTAGGCATTTCAACTATTTGTCTTTATTCATGAGGAAGAAAGggatacacagaaaaaaaaacatttcaaaggatACTAACAATTAAACGGAACAAAGACCTATCAGaggttttcttcctttttctgGTGGAGAAGTAGAGAGGGGTGCATGATCAGCAACTCTGCCCTGAAATGGTTATATAAACCAATCAATATACAGTGATAATACCTTTACGAATCAGAATCCCCAAATAATTCTAGAGCTGGTTGTCAGATGCAAATTTACATAATGGAGggcaattttaaatgatttataaaGGTCTCAACTAAACCAGCATTGTTACCTGCAGTTacccttttaataataataataataataataataataataataataataattgcttacacactTATTTAGTGCTTtcctggaaactccactcaggGCGCTTTACAAGTACAGGtaactaccaccaatgtgcagcatccacctgcaacggcagccatagacTGCGgcacagtatgctcaccacacacccgctctcagtagggaggagaacagattgATGAacccaattcatagattgggattattaggaggccatgattggtaaaggccaatggggaaatctggatgctggggtaacacccctacttttttcaagaattgccttaagatttttaatgaccacagagagtcaggaccctgGTTTTACGTCACAACTGAAGGATGGAGCCctttttaaagtatagtgtccccatcactctactggggcattaggacccacacaaactgCAGGGAGAGCACCTCCTACTGTTTTTCCCACAAGGTCTCTCATCTAggaactgaccaggctcaaacctgcttagctttagtgggttgtcagttgtgagctgcaggatgATATATGGCCACCGATGTAAGCTTTTGACCTAAACCATTTAAGCGGGAACAATAGAACTATAGACTTGACTTGAAATCATATGTAACATCTTGGAAAACTTTAGCAACATATATCAAAGTAGAATTTTGCCATAAAGCACAAGGATCAGGAGCAAAGGTTGAATCATTTTGTTCATAAGGAATTAACTTCAATATCAAACTACTTGTAGGCCATTAATTAAAAACTCTGTTTTCTGATTCCTGGAGGAATCGAAAATGTTAGTGTAATTTAACATGGAAGGGGAAGTGCTGTTTTCATATAGGCCAAAGTTTAAATGCCAGAACTTTATAATTAATTTTGGCACAGTTTTACCTTTTTATAGGGAAACGTCATAAACCATGAGCtatttttttagtgtttttgtCAAGGCAATTTTCTGTTGTCATAGATATTTTCCAGGAGGTTTTGACACCCAAGTATTTACTTCTCTTTCACATTGGGAAACACTCTCCAACCTATTATCTATTACCTCTAAAGGAAACTGATATTTTAGTGCTTGATTCATGgcaaaaggggggggggggggtgaaacAATCCTTTGTTTGTCTGTAGTAACAGATAACTAAAGTCCAgtccacaaaaacaaaatgtctaaaaacggtgtaaacattttaaaaacatgttgcaGTTCACTTTGCTTAACCATGATTAAGCAATAAAGTACGGCAGGGTCTAGATACTTCTGAATATAACATTTGCAATTTCACTTCTTCACAGTTTGGTCTGGGGGTAGAGTTCTTGTAACGAAAGAAGAGAACTGAGGCGGAGGTTATTAAGCACAACTTTCAAACTAGTTGCAAAACAGACAAGGATTGTGAGAGTGTTTCTCTTCCCCCTGCCCAAGTACCCACTACCCAACATCCACATCTcaccttgtttttttatagtaaCATCTtggtaatattttattaagtatATCTTGGTTGAATTTATGGTGTGGGGattgacaggctggagatgaCCTTACAGGCTCACTGAGAGCTGCCTTTTTCATTACAGTGGGTCATCAATCAAGCAGAGAGAAAAAAGTGCAGGTATCTGCTGAACATAGAGGAGAAATTAAGCTAACTGATCTCTACAATTTTTGTGATTACAATTGTgttagttattttaattaacttaacGCTACTGCATTAGTACTTTAATCATCATATAAGGGGAGGGATAACACATGTCTGTTAACCATACATACTATATGCAATAGTGCACTATATAACAGTATAAAGGTGGTCTTGCTTATATGGCAATTCTGCTATTTTCTCTGCGCCAAACCCTCACAAATATTGAGACCCTACTGCATAGAAAATGCACCTAACATTTATGTTGTACCACTCTTTCATCACTAGTGATTCTTAAATATCTTTTAGATATATCTTAAATATAGATTTCTCTAtagcaaaaa
Above is a genomic segment from Lepisosteus oculatus isolate fLepOcu1 chromosome 1, fLepOcu1.hap2, whole genome shotgun sequence containing:
- the lamtor3 gene encoding ragulator complex protein LAMTOR3 isoform X1 produces the protein MKKAALSEPVRSSPACQSPHHKFNQDILNKILPRCYYKKTSVEGLHAIVVTDRDGVPVIKVANDNAPEYALRPGFLSTFALATDQGSKLGLSKNKSIICYYNTYQIVQFNRLPLVISFIASSSANTGLIINLEKDLVPLFEELRQVVEVS
- the lamtor3 gene encoding ragulator complex protein LAMTOR3 isoform X2; the encoded protein is MADELKRYLYKQLPSVEGLHAIVVTDRDGVPVIKVANDNAPEYALRPGFLSTFALATDQGSKLGLSKNKSIICYYNTYQIVQFNRLPLVISFIASSSANTGLIINLEKDLVPLFEELRQVVEVS